A DNA window from Candidatus Roseilinea sp. contains the following coding sequences:
- a CDS encoding sugar ABC transporter permease yields MTYDIPTPATSYRSSIRRNRLIGDLIAYLLIILGAIIVMVPLAWMVTTALKQNYEVFLFPPRWIPEKLMWSNFTYVFELMPFGRFMLNTAIITQLAIIGDLLSCSVVAFAFARLRAPGKNFLFLLVLSTMMLPFQVTMIPKFVLFRQLDWVDTFLPLVVPQFFANAYQVFLMRQFFLTIPKDLDEAAIIDGSSILGVYWRIIMPLSGPIIVTMVIFSFLYHWNDFLAPLIYLNSEQNKTLALGLASILAYPAGGQGRWEVLMAASTIALLPCIVLFFIGQKFFVQGIALTGLKG; encoded by the coding sequence ATGACCTACGACATCCCTACCCCGGCAACCTCATACCGCAGCTCGATCCGGCGCAATCGGCTGATCGGCGATCTGATTGCTTACCTGCTCATCATCCTGGGTGCCATCATCGTGATGGTGCCCTTGGCCTGGATGGTCACCACCGCGCTCAAACAGAACTACGAGGTCTTCCTCTTCCCGCCGCGCTGGATCCCCGAGAAGCTGATGTGGAGTAACTTCACCTACGTCTTTGAGCTGATGCCCTTCGGGCGGTTCATGCTCAACACCGCCATCATCACCCAACTGGCCATCATCGGCGACCTGTTGTCATGCTCCGTTGTGGCGTTTGCGTTTGCCCGCTTACGCGCGCCCGGCAAAAACTTCTTGTTTCTGCTGGTGCTCAGCACCATGATGCTGCCGTTCCAGGTCACGATGATCCCCAAATTCGTGCTGTTTAGGCAGCTCGACTGGGTTGATACCTTCCTGCCGCTGGTGGTGCCGCAATTCTTCGCCAACGCTTACCAGGTCTTTCTCATGCGCCAGTTCTTCCTCACCATCCCCAAAGACCTGGACGAGGCCGCCATCATTGATGGGAGCAGCATTCTGGGCGTGTATTGGCGGATCATCATGCCCCTGTCCGGGCCGATCATCGTCACCATGGTGATCTTTTCTTTCCTCTATCATTGGAACGACTTCCTAGCTCCGCTGATTTACCTGAACTCTGAGCAGAACAAGACCCTCGCCCTGGGCTTGGCCAGCATCTTGGCCTATCCCGCGGGTGGCCAGGGACGCTGGGAAGTGTTGATGGCCGCCTCCACCATCGCCCTGCTGCCGTGCATCGTGCTGTTCTTCATTGGCCAGAAATTCTTTGTGCAGGGCATCGCACTCACCGGACTAAAAGGCTAA
- the togM gene encoding sugar ABC transporter permease, whose translation MRTNTAVQSHSAFALLGRSRRLSGWGRQQLIWFYVLISPWIIGFLLFTLGPMVASVIFSLTEWDLLTPPRWIGLANFAEMVADPLFWNALRVTALYALGSVSLNIVVAMLVAILLNRNIRGQQFFRVIYYLPFVVSGVAVAWIWRIMYHPEFGMINLILEFFGIQGPRWLSSSAWALPALILMSVWGFGGNMVIFLAGLQGIPNHLYEAAEIDGANSIAKFWYITLPLMTPAIFFALTTGIISALQAFTTVYVMTSGGPGNSTMVYGLYLYNNAFKFFKMGYASALAWVLFILILVATVLQFRLAKRWVFYEAEA comes from the coding sequence ATGCGCACCAACACCGCGGTCCAATCCCATTCGGCCTTTGCGTTGCTCGGACGATCCCGCAGGCTTTCGGGGTGGGGGCGACAACAACTGATCTGGTTCTACGTCTTGATCTCCCCATGGATCATCGGCTTTCTCCTGTTCACGCTGGGGCCGATGGTGGCCTCGGTGATCTTCAGCCTGACGGAATGGGATCTGCTTACCCCTCCGCGCTGGATTGGCCTGGCGAACTTTGCGGAAATGGTGGCCGACCCGCTGTTTTGGAACGCCCTGCGGGTCACGGCGCTTTATGCCTTGGGCAGCGTAAGCCTAAACATCGTCGTCGCCATGTTGGTCGCCATTTTGCTCAACCGCAACATCCGCGGCCAGCAGTTCTTCCGCGTGATCTACTACCTCCCCTTCGTAGTTTCTGGGGTGGCGGTGGCGTGGATTTGGCGCATCATGTATCACCCGGAATTTGGGATGATTAACCTCATCCTGGAATTCTTCGGCATTCAAGGCCCGCGCTGGTTGTCGAGCAGCGCTTGGGCGCTCCCTGCCTTAATTCTGATGAGCGTGTGGGGATTCGGCGGGAACATGGTGATCTTCCTAGCCGGCTTGCAGGGCATTCCCAATCACCTGTATGAGGCTGCAGAGATTGACGGCGCCAACAGCATAGCGAAATTCTGGTATATCACCCTGCCGCTCATGACGCCGGCCATCTTCTTCGCGCTCACCACGGGGATCATCAGCGCGTTACAAGCCTTCACCACGGTATATGTGATGACCTCAGGCGGACCGGGCAACTCCACCATGGTGTATGGACTGTATCTCTACAACAACGCCTTCAAGTTCTTTAAGATGGGCTATGCCTCCGCGCTCGCCTGGGTGTTGTTCATCTTGATCCTGGTAGCAACAGTGCTCCAATTCAGGTTGGCCAAACGCTGGGTGTTCTACGAGGCCGAGGCTTAA
- a CDS encoding type III restriction endonuclease, whose amino-acid sequence MRNFFPPRPKVEPKIYAYEDTNPEYAGLLKIGYTTRSVQERVAEQYPTLRPGGKLPYRIVLEEPAIRNDGTGFTDHDVHRMLRINGIRNEGGEWFRCTVKQVRAAINAVRAGQLLEEQRSLNFTMRPEQEAAVAKTMAYFQNYRRENGKPPHFLWNCKMRFGKTFAAYQLAKRMGWKKILVLTFKPAVQSAWEEDLRCHVDFQGWQFIKPGGLTYEQADKNKPIVCFGSFQDYLGRNPKTGGIKTKNEWVHATHWDCVIFDEYHFGAWREKAKDLFEREDEAERKAARKGEAIDYFDEDILPITSDHYLYLSGTPFRAIATGEFIEEQIYNWTYSDEQKAKEEWDDSNGPNPYAALPRMVLMTYQLPDAIREVAMQGEFNEFDLNVFFSAEGVGDQARFTYEDEVQKWLDLIRGAYLPTSLDNLRLGAQKPPLPYADVRLLNVLSHTLWFLPSVAACYAMRNLLAKPHNKFYHDYKVIVAAGAAAGIGVNALPPVLEAMGDPLKTKTITLTCGKLTTGVTVRPWTGIFMLRNTSSPETYFQAAFRVQSPWTIQNPDGTSPNAELILKEACYVFDFAPDRALRQIADYSCRLNVNEDDPEKKVEEFIHFLPVLAYDGSSMRQIDAAGVLEMAMSGTTATLLARRWESALLVNVDNDTLRRLMTNKQAMQALMNIEGFRTLNQDIETIINKSEAVKKIKKEANDKALSAQEKREMAEEEKEFKSKRKQIQEKLIKLATRIPVFMYLTDHRERTLRDVITQLEPGLFKKVTGLTVKDFELLVSLGVFNSALMNDAVYKFKRYEDPSLVYMGVDRHQGEDIGLYDTILRRAEYEAAFVNEGEIVCNRLKNGLTTGSSRRCSAALLNAAEPDRYAPLRPQRL is encoded by the coding sequence ATGCGTAACTTCTTCCCCCCGCGCCCCAAAGTCGAGCCGAAAATCTACGCCTACGAGGACACCAATCCCGAATACGCGGGCCTGCTCAAGATCGGCTACACCACCAGAAGCGTGCAGGAGCGGGTGGCCGAGCAGTACCCCACCCTACGGCCAGGCGGCAAGCTGCCGTATCGGATTGTGCTTGAAGAGCCGGCCATCCGCAACGACGGCACAGGCTTCACCGACCACGACGTGCATCGCATGCTGCGCATCAACGGCATCCGCAACGAGGGCGGCGAATGGTTCCGCTGCACGGTGAAGCAGGTCAGGGCGGCGATTAATGCCGTGCGAGCCGGGCAACTCTTGGAAGAGCAGCGCTCCCTCAACTTCACGATGCGGCCGGAGCAGGAGGCAGCGGTGGCAAAGACCATGGCCTACTTCCAAAACTACCGCCGGGAAAACGGCAAGCCGCCGCATTTCCTCTGGAACTGCAAGATGCGCTTCGGCAAGACCTTCGCCGCCTATCAACTGGCAAAACGCATGGGCTGGAAGAAGATTCTGGTGCTCACCTTCAAGCCGGCGGTGCAGAGCGCCTGGGAAGAGGATTTGCGCTGCCACGTGGATTTTCAGGGCTGGCAGTTCATCAAGCCCGGCGGGCTGACCTACGAGCAGGCAGATAAAAACAAGCCTATCGTCTGCTTTGGCTCGTTTCAGGACTATCTCGGCCGCAATCCGAAGACGGGCGGCATCAAAACCAAGAACGAATGGGTCCACGCCACCCACTGGGACTGCGTGATCTTCGATGAATACCACTTCGGCGCCTGGCGCGAGAAGGCCAAAGACCTGTTTGAGCGCGAGGACGAAGCGGAACGGAAAGCGGCTCGGAAGGGCGAAGCCATTGATTACTTCGATGAGGATATCCTGCCCATCACATCCGACCACTACCTGTACCTTTCCGGCACGCCGTTCCGGGCCATTGCCACCGGCGAGTTCATCGAAGAGCAAATTTACAACTGGACATATTCTGATGAACAGAAGGCGAAAGAGGAGTGGGACGACAGCAACGGCCCCAACCCCTATGCCGCATTGCCGCGCATGGTGCTGATGACCTATCAACTGCCGGACGCCATCCGCGAAGTGGCGATGCAGGGAGAGTTCAACGAGTTCGATCTGAACGTGTTCTTTTCGGCCGAGGGCGTGGGCGACCAGGCGCGGTTCACATACGAAGACGAGGTGCAGAAGTGGCTCGATCTCATCCGCGGGGCATACCTGCCTACGAGTCTGGATAACCTCCGGCTGGGCGCGCAGAAACCGCCGTTGCCCTACGCGGATGTGCGACTTTTGAATGTGCTCTCGCACACCCTCTGGTTTTTGCCGAGCGTGGCCGCCTGTTACGCCATGCGCAATCTCTTAGCCAAACCACACAACAAGTTCTACCACGATTACAAGGTCATCGTGGCCGCCGGCGCCGCCGCGGGCATCGGCGTCAATGCCCTCCCGCCGGTGCTGGAAGCGATGGGCGATCCCCTCAAGACGAAAACCATCACCCTGACCTGCGGCAAACTGACCACCGGCGTCACGGTTCGGCCTTGGACGGGCATCTTCATGCTGCGCAACACATCGAGCCCAGAAACCTACTTCCAGGCCGCCTTCCGCGTGCAGAGTCCATGGACGATTCAGAATCCTGACGGAACCTCACCCAACGCGGAGCTGATTCTGAAAGAAGCGTGCTATGTGTTCGATTTCGCGCCGGATCGCGCCCTGCGGCAGATTGCCGACTACAGTTGCCGCCTGAATGTCAACGAGGACGACCCGGAAAAGAAGGTGGAGGAATTCATCCACTTCTTGCCGGTGCTGGCGTATGACGGGAGTTCGATGCGGCAGATTGACGCCGCCGGCGTGCTGGAGATGGCCATGAGCGGCACCACCGCCACCCTGCTGGCCCGCCGCTGGGAGAGCGCGCTGTTGGTGAACGTGGACAATGACACCTTGCGCCGGCTGATGACCAACAAACAGGCGATGCAGGCGCTGATGAACATTGAGGGCTTCCGCACCCTCAATCAGGACATTGAAACCATCATTAACAAGTCTGAGGCGGTGAAAAAGATCAAGAAAGAGGCCAACGATAAAGCGCTGTCCGCTCAGGAAAAGCGCGAGATGGCCGAAGAGGAGAAAGAATTCAAGAGCAAGCGCAAACAGATTCAAGAAAAGCTCATCAAGCTGGCGACGCGCATCCCCGTTTTCATGTATCTGACCGACCATCGGGAACGAACGCTGCGCGATGTGATCACGCAGTTGGAGCCGGGGTTGTTCAAGAAAGTCACGGGTCTGACGGTGAAAGACTTTGAACTCCTCGTCAGCCTCGGCGTCTTTAACAGCGCGCTGATGAACGATGCGGTGTACAAGTTCAAGCGCTACGAGGACCCCAGCCTGGTTTATATGGGCGTTGACCGCCATCAAGGGGAGGATATTGGTTTGTACGATACCATTCTGCGGCGTGCGGAATACGAGGCGGCATTTGTGAATGAGGGAGAAATAGTTTGTAACCGGCTCAAGAACGGGCTAACCACGGGTTCCAGCCGACGTTGCTCCGCTGCGCTTCTCAACGCGGCTGAACCCGACCGTTATGCGCCACTTCGCCCTCAGAGATTGTAG
- a CDS encoding inosine-uridine preferring nucleoside hydrolase gives MRWIIDTDAGIDDAIGLGLPFAPGLAPTHTLLAVTTVSGNVHVAQVNVNVGAVLDVLEAPTPIYSGCDRPMLEPRVHAEDFHGPDGLGGAGLSKTTRRPEREHAALAISRLARQHRGALGLIALGPLTNVALACNLDPELPHHIARLIVMGGAWQARGNQTSAAEFNFAVDPESAHVVFERFSNVIMVPWEVSLDQMMPFEIFERIRAGATPRARFFAAMTRIVYDWRDQFGFTGVPLPDPLAVAVALEEGVIARAVQARVKVDIGHSVGRALSSLDYRHPQPNAQVVVQVHADVAWQMIERAWTQ, from the coding sequence ATGCGCTGGATCATTGACACCGACGCCGGCATAGACGATGCCATTGGGCTAGGGTTGCCGTTCGCGCCAGGACTAGCGCCCACCCACACCCTCCTGGCCGTCACGACCGTCTCCGGCAACGTGCACGTCGCCCAGGTGAACGTGAACGTAGGCGCCGTGCTGGATGTGCTGGAAGCACCAACGCCGATCTACTCGGGCTGCGATCGGCCGATGCTCGAACCGCGCGTTCACGCCGAGGATTTTCACGGCCCAGATGGCCTGGGCGGGGCCGGTTTATCCAAGACGACGCGCCGCCCCGAAAGGGAACATGCTGCCCTCGCCATCAGTCGTCTAGCGCGTCAGCACCGCGGCGCCTTGGGCCTGATCGCGCTCGGGCCGCTCACCAACGTGGCCTTGGCGTGCAACCTAGACCCGGAACTGCCGCATCACATCGCTCGGCTGATCGTCATGGGAGGTGCCTGGCAAGCGCGCGGCAATCAGACTTCGGCCGCCGAATTCAACTTTGCGGTTGATCCGGAGTCGGCGCACGTCGTCTTTGAGCGGTTCTCGAACGTGATCATGGTGCCATGGGAGGTTTCGCTCGATCAGATGATGCCGTTTGAGATCTTCGAGCGCATCCGCGCCGGCGCCACCCCGCGAGCGCGATTCTTCGCCGCTATGACGCGCATCGTTTACGATTGGCGGGACCAATTTGGATTTACCGGCGTACCCCTTCCCGATCCGTTGGCGGTGGCCGTTGCGCTTGAGGAGGGTGTGATCGCACGCGCGGTGCAGGCGCGGGTCAAGGTGGACATCGGCCATTCGGTCGGCCGCGCCTTATCTTCTCTCGATTACCGCCATCCCCAGCCGAACGCCCAGGTCGTTGTGCAAGTACATGCCGATGTCGCCTGGCAGATGATCGAACGCGCTTGGACCCAATGA
- a CDS encoding hypothetical protein (possible pseudo, frameshifted), whose translation MSIGKWFEAWFPKLLRILKPTASVYICADWRSSSAVHLIAEKYLVVRNRITWEREKGRGAKTNWKNCSEDIWFCTVSDKYFFNVDAVKIRRRVIAPYTDSDGNPKDWERTENGNFRLTHPSNVWTDLTVPFWSMPENTDHPTQKPEKLLAKIILASSQPNDLVFDPFLGSGTTSVVAKKLGRRYVGVELDLTYCCFAEKRLAMAEHDKTIQGYADGVFWERNTLQNQKQTSRDKETPGILPLFAAGIEREQR comes from the coding sequence ATGAGTATAGGGAAATGGTTTGAAGCGTGGTTTCCCAAGTTATTGCGGATACTCAAACCAACGGCGTCGGTATATATCTGTGCCGATTGGCGCTCGTCTTCGGCAGTTCATCTTATCGCAGAAAAATATCTCGTTGTCCGAAATCGTATCACATGGGAACGCGAGAAGGGGAGAGGAGCAAAGACAAACTGGAAGAATTGCTCTGAAGATATTTGGTTTTGCACTGTTTCGGACAAATACTTCTTTAATGTAGATGCGGTGAAAATCAGGCGTCGGGTTATTGCTCCCTACACGGATTCAGATGGGAACCCGAAAGATTGGGAAAGGACTGAGAACGGGAATTTTCGTCTCACTCATCCATCGAATGTCTGGACCGACTTGACAGTACCATTCTGGTCAATGCCAGAGAATACTGACCACCCAACCCAAAAACCAGAAAAACTTCTGGCAAAAATCATCCTCGCGAGTTCCCAACCTAACGATTTGGTTTTCGACCCATTTTTGGGTTCTGGGACGACCTCTGTGGTAGCCAAGAAACTCGGAAGAAGATATGTGGGTGTTGAACTTGACCTAACATATTGCTGCTTTGCAGAGAAACGGCTTGCGATGGCTGAACACGACAAGACGATACAAGGTTACGCCGATGGAGTTTTTTGGGAGCGCAACACGCTTCAGAACCAGAAACAGACATCAAGGGACAAAGAGACGCCAGGCATCTTGCCGCTTTTTGCCGCAGGTATCGAAAGAGAACAAAGATGA